The proteins below come from a single Zhouia spongiae genomic window:
- a CDS encoding YjjG family noncanonical pyrimidine nucleotidase, with amino-acid sequence MKDKITDVFFDLDHTLWDFEKNSALTFNKILPQNGVNVSLDDFLKCYRQVNMHYWKLYREEKVTKEQLRYSRLKETFDRLDYKIEDELITVLSEEYIRYLTGFNHLFDEAIPILDYLRPKYKLHIITNGFAEVQTGKLENSKISDYFIHIINSESAGVKKPDPRIFNYALTKARVEADKAIMIGDNYEADVLGAKNVGMHTIHFNVHNDAVNEQDVKIDNLLEIKGYL; translated from the coding sequence ATGAAAGATAAGATAACAGATGTTTTTTTTGATCTGGACCATACCCTGTGGGATTTTGAAAAAAATTCAGCACTCACTTTCAATAAAATATTACCTCAGAATGGGGTAAATGTATCACTTGATGATTTTCTGAAATGCTATCGCCAGGTAAATATGCATTATTGGAAATTATACAGGGAAGAAAAAGTTACCAAAGAGCAGTTGAGATATTCGAGGTTAAAGGAAACCTTCGATCGATTGGATTATAAAATAGAAGATGAGCTGATAACGGTCTTGTCGGAGGAGTATATTCGGTATTTAACCGGTTTTAACCATTTGTTTGATGAGGCCATACCCATACTCGATTATTTAAGACCAAAATATAAGCTGCATATCATCACCAATGGTTTCGCAGAAGTGCAAACCGGTAAACTGGAGAATTCAAAAATATCTGATTATTTTATTCATATCATAAATTCTGAAAGTGCGGGAGTGAAAAAACCGGATCCTAGAATATTTAATTATGCCCTTACCAAAGCCCGGGTAGAAGCTGACAAGGCTATTATGATAGGAGATAACTATGAAGCCGATGTGCTGGGGGCTAAAAATGTAGGGATGCATACGATCCATTTTAACGTACACAATGATGCTGTTAACGAACAAGATGTTAAAATAGATAATTTGTTGGAAATTAAGGGCTATCTTTAA
- a CDS encoding DUF5723 family protein encodes MISRVIYITWFWVVLGSAQNKQLLYDFTQIPQSLMQNPGANVNNEWHAGLPLLSGVYISAGSSGFSVYDVFADDGVDINDKIRDVIYTAGSNDIMSVHEEVEILFGGFKGRSGWHEKNYYSFGWYQEFDHFNYWPRDLAILAYDGNRDYLGQRFNLRHATVKTELVSVLHFGVLRKVSESLSVGGRLKVYSGIADITSTHNNGRFFTDFGTNNEYVHTVIADLELNTSGYGIIDELEDGNDIASGLYGRFKRRALLGGNLGMGVDLGFSYKFKKKWKLTASVLDFGFIHHSKDVKNYAYRGRYDFEGLDLVFPGIIDDDGDVYDYWQDLADELEELYDTTSTRYTTLRPLRLNAGLSYAFGRKGGKDCDCRAYEKDYDNTLGVHFSAIHRPRYPQLALTAYYQKRIADFLQARAAYTVDKFSATNIGIGLSTHFGNFNLYILADNLLEYENLADAHNASVQFGINYIVPERN; translated from the coding sequence ATGATAAGTAGGGTTATATACATAACCTGGTTTTGGGTTGTTTTGGGGAGCGCTCAGAATAAACAATTGCTATACGACTTCACCCAGATTCCACAATCATTAATGCAAAACCCCGGGGCTAATGTAAATAACGAATGGCATGCAGGATTACCATTATTGTCCGGGGTGTATATAAGTGCAGGTTCCAGTGGTTTTTCTGTTTATGATGTTTTTGCTGATGACGGTGTCGATATTAACGATAAAATAAGGGATGTGATTTACACTGCCGGAAGTAATGATATTATGTCGGTTCATGAAGAAGTAGAAATACTGTTTGGCGGGTTTAAGGGGCGTAGTGGCTGGCACGAAAAGAATTATTACTCTTTCGGGTGGTACCAGGAGTTCGATCATTTTAATTATTGGCCTCGCGATCTGGCTATTTTGGCCTATGACGGGAATAGAGATTATCTGGGTCAGCGATTTAACCTGAGGCACGCTACAGTGAAGACTGAGTTGGTAAGTGTGCTTCATTTTGGAGTATTGCGGAAAGTAAGTGAAAGCCTTTCTGTAGGTGGACGGCTTAAAGTATATTCCGGAATAGCAGATATAACGTCGACGCATAACAATGGTCGTTTTTTTACAGATTTCGGAACCAATAATGAATATGTTCATACGGTGATTGCCGATCTGGAACTGAATACTTCGGGGTATGGGATTATAGATGAATTGGAGGATGGTAATGATATCGCCAGTGGTCTGTACGGAAGATTTAAAAGGCGTGCCCTATTAGGAGGGAACCTCGGTATGGGAGTTGATTTAGGATTTAGTTATAAGTTTAAAAAAAAATGGAAGTTAACGGCGAGTGTCTTGGATTTTGGTTTTATTCACCACTCGAAGGATGTGAAGAATTACGCATACCGGGGCAGGTATGATTTTGAAGGCTTGGACCTGGTTTTTCCGGGTATAATTGATGATGATGGCGATGTTTATGACTATTGGCAGGATCTTGCAGACGAATTGGAAGAACTTTATGATACCACCTCAACGAGGTATACGACTTTAAGACCGCTAAGGCTGAATGCGGGTTTGTCATACGCTTTCGGAAGGAAGGGAGGAAAGGATTGTGATTGCAGGGCTTATGAAAAAGATTATGATAATACTCTTGGGGTACATTTTTCAGCCATTCACAGGCCAAGATATCCGCAATTGGCCCTGACAGCGTACTACCAAAAGAGAATCGCCGATTTTTTACAGGCAAGGGCAGCTTATACAGTTGATAAATTTTCTGCAACAAATATAGGAATTGGACTTTCGACACATTTTGGTAATTTTAATTTATATATTTTAGCAGATAATCTGTTGGAATATGAAAATCTGGCCGATGCTCACAATGCTTCGGTTCAGTTTGGAATAAATTATATAGTTCCGGAGAGAAATTAA
- a CDS encoding DUF2200 domain-containing protein, which produces MKNTRIFKMSFASVYPHYIQKAEKKGRTKEEVDTIIYWLTGYNKDTLQQQIDNNTDFETFFAEAPQINPNVSKIKGVICGYRVEEIENELMQKIRYLDKLIDELAKGKVMEKILRV; this is translated from the coding sequence ATGAAGAACACCAGAATATTTAAGATGTCGTTTGCAAGTGTCTACCCTCACTATATTCAGAAAGCAGAAAAAAAAGGCCGTACCAAAGAAGAAGTAGACACCATTATCTACTGGCTCACAGGATACAACAAAGACACTTTACAACAACAAATCGATAATAATACCGATTTTGAGACCTTCTTTGCCGAAGCTCCCCAAATAAATCCGAATGTTTCAAAAATTAAAGGCGTAATATGTGGTTATAGGGTAGAAGAAATAGAAAACGAACTGATGCAAAAAATCAGATACCTGGACAAACTCATTGACGAACTTGCCAAAGGAAAGGTTATGGAAAAAATCCTGAGGGTTTAA
- a CDS encoding replication-associated recombination protein A — translation MNEPLAERIRPKTLDDYISQQHLIGEAGSLTLQIKKGIIPSLILWGPPGTGKTTLANIIANESGRPFYTLSAISSGVKDVREVIEKAKQSGGLFTTKNPILFIDEIHRFSKAQQDSLLAAVEKGWVTLIGATTENPSFEVIPALLSRCQVYILNPFNKEDLENLLQRAIEKDEILVHKKIKLKETEALLRLSGGDGRKLLNIFELIINADGKDHIVITNDIVLQKVQKNTVLYDKTGEQHYDIVSAFIKSIRGSDPNGAVYWLARMIEGGEDVKFIARRMLIAASEDIGNANPTALIMANNTFQAVTTIGYPEARIILSQCAIYLATSPKSNASYMAINEAVQKVRQTGDLSVPLHLRNAPTKLMKDIGYGKDYQYAHNYENNFIEQEFLPDEIKNTKFFTPGNNQRENALREYLKNKWKNKYGY, via the coding sequence ATGAATGAACCACTCGCTGAACGAATTCGACCAAAGACACTTGACGATTATATCAGTCAACAGCACCTCATTGGCGAAGCAGGATCTTTAACCTTACAGATAAAAAAAGGTATTATACCTTCCCTAATTCTTTGGGGACCACCAGGAACCGGAAAAACCACGCTGGCCAATATCATTGCCAACGAAAGCGGCAGACCCTTCTATACATTAAGCGCCATTAGCAGCGGGGTAAAAGACGTACGGGAGGTCATAGAAAAAGCAAAACAGAGCGGAGGACTTTTCACTACCAAAAACCCAATACTGTTTATCGATGAGATTCACAGGTTCAGTAAGGCGCAACAAGACTCTTTACTCGCAGCAGTTGAAAAAGGATGGGTTACCCTTATCGGTGCTACTACCGAAAACCCAAGCTTCGAAGTAATCCCCGCTTTACTCTCCAGGTGCCAGGTATATATCCTTAATCCCTTCAATAAAGAAGATCTCGAAAACCTATTACAACGTGCTATAGAAAAGGATGAAATCTTAGTCCATAAAAAAATAAAACTCAAAGAAACCGAAGCCTTGTTACGGCTATCTGGAGGTGATGGAAGAAAGCTTTTAAATATTTTTGAACTGATTATTAATGCCGACGGAAAAGACCATATCGTAATTACCAACGACATTGTTCTTCAAAAAGTACAGAAGAATACGGTACTTTACGACAAAACAGGTGAACAACATTACGATATCGTTTCGGCTTTCATCAAATCGATACGGGGCAGCGACCCGAATGGAGCTGTTTACTGGCTCGCCCGCATGATCGAAGGAGGAGAAGACGTTAAATTTATTGCCCGCAGGATGCTCATTGCCGCTTCCGAGGATATTGGTAATGCAAACCCTACCGCCTTAATAATGGCTAATAACACTTTTCAGGCAGTTACAACCATCGGCTATCCTGAAGCCAGGATAATCCTGAGCCAGTGTGCTATTTACCTGGCTACTTCTCCTAAAAGCAACGCCTCCTATATGGCCATAAACGAGGCCGTGCAGAAAGTAAGGCAAACAGGCGATCTTTCGGTACCTCTACACCTCAGAAACGCACCTACCAAACTGATGAAAGACATAGGCTACGGTAAAGATTACCAGTATGCTCATAATTATGAAAACAATTTTATTGAACAGGAATTTTTACCCGATGAAATAAAAAACACCAAGTTTTTCACCCCCGGTAACAATCAACGTGAAAATGCATTGCGTGAATACCTGAAAAACAAATGGAAGAACAAGTACGGATATTAA
- a CDS encoding rhomboid family intramembrane serine protease: MKEYTGFKFDVNVLLMPLLFVLTIWFVYWFEFVFGEDLTSYGIYPRRISGLRGVLFSPFIHASTSHLYNNTVPAFVLLGALVFFYRKVALKVFVMGVLISGLLTWFIGRSSYHIGASSLIYVLVSFIFFKGIFTRYYRLIALSLIVVFMYGGMLWYVFPIKQGMSWEGHLSGLLTGFLLAYFIKYNPGKPKRYKWEEPSSELDDPFLRHFDKEGNFIPSSEMEDDPEAYDDTISTGKNIQINYHYKKKDTPGD, from the coding sequence ATGAAAGAATATACGGGGTTTAAGTTTGATGTTAATGTTCTTTTAATGCCCTTGTTGTTTGTGCTTACCATATGGTTTGTTTACTGGTTCGAATTTGTATTTGGCGAAGACCTGACCAGCTATGGTATTTATCCGAGAAGAATTTCTGGGTTGAGAGGAGTTTTGTTCAGTCCTTTTATTCATGCGTCTACGAGCCATTTGTACAATAATACCGTTCCGGCTTTTGTGTTGCTGGGGGCCTTAGTTTTTTTTTACAGGAAGGTGGCTCTTAAGGTTTTTGTTATGGGGGTACTTATAAGCGGGCTGCTGACCTGGTTTATTGGGCGGTCGTCCTACCATATAGGGGCCAGCAGTTTAATATATGTGCTGGTCAGTTTTATATTTTTTAAAGGGATTTTTACCCGGTACTACCGGTTGATAGCTTTGTCGCTGATAGTGGTTTTTATGTATGGAGGAATGCTATGGTATGTATTCCCTATTAAGCAGGGGATGTCGTGGGAAGGCCATTTATCGGGATTACTTACCGGATTTTTATTGGCATACTTTATAAAATATAATCCGGGCAAACCGAAAAGGTACAAATGGGAGGAGCCTTCTTCTGAGCTTGATGATCCTTTTCTCAGGCATTTTGATAAAGAAGGGAATTTTATTCCGTCGAGTGAGATGGAAGATGATCCGGAAGCTTATGACGATACCATCTCAACCGGGAAAAATATCCAGATCAATTATCATTACAAGAAGAAAGATACACCAGGTGATTAG